A window of Panicum virgatum strain AP13 chromosome 8K, P.virgatum_v5, whole genome shotgun sequence contains these coding sequences:
- the LOC120645004 gene encoding ubiquitin-like-specific protease 1A codes for MIGKAWVQTGVPWWRLCHKSAQELVGADMVFIPMNNTKSHWWLCVLYPARNEIQVLNSFNRTINYEEELVELRCGIHSILQAILASSDKLESRWSNYDILQWDVVVKKNIPPQHDACSCGIFTIKYMQFWNGSEITNPFTQKDMEKFRKKMPAELILSPLNELTTSKEHVLATQNFS; via the exons ATGATTGGGAAAGCTTGGGTACAAACTGGTGTACCTTGGTGGAGGTTGTGCCATAAGTCTGCTCAGGAATTGGTTGGAGCTGATATG GTCTTCATTCCCATGAATAATACAAAAAGTCACTGGTGGCTCTGTGTTCTGTACCCTGCTAGAAATGAAATTCAAGTTCTCAATTCTTTCAATAGGACCATAAATTATGAAGAAGAATTAGTCGAATTG AGATGTGGAATTCATTCAATTTTGCAAGCAATTTTGGCATCATCTGACAAGTTGGAGTCCAGGTGGAGTAACTATGACATTCTACAATGGGATGTTGTTGTGAAGAAAAACATTCCACCACAACATGATGC GTGCTCATGCGGGATTTTTACaataaaatatatgcaattttgGAATGGGAGTGAAATAACAAATCCATTCACGCAAAAGGATATGGAGAAATTTAGGAAGAAGATGCCAGCTGAGCTGATCTTGTCGCCCTTGAATGAGCTTACTACCAGCAAAGAGCATGTACTTGCCACCCAGAATTTTAGTTGA
- the LOC120644995 gene encoding disease resistance protein Pik-2-like isoform X2, producing the protein MELVMGALPSLIPKLANLAAGEYGLQKEVKGGIIFLQAELESMLGALEKISKTPADKLDDQDKIWARKVREMSYDIEDTIDTYMVRCKGGRKPAEQHGFKEAIDRTLKWFRQPMIRRKIAKEIREIKSHVEEVAMRRDRYQINTDVAKPVTVDPRLLFAQYEVKELVGIDEAREEVIRILMEGNKEVSKQRGKIVSIVGFGGLGKTTLADVVYKKIRARFDCSAFVSVSQTPDLKKLYKQLLYDLGKSINEETLDERRLIELLREFLQDKRYFVVVDDIWDISVWNMIRCALPDNDVGYTIITTTRIADVAEQAGSAYKLKPLSSNNSRKLFFRRIFGNENKDNNEEIEKCPDGELAEVSDRILKKCAGVPLAIITMASLLACKVRNKLEWYEVYNSVGTGMENNMDVENMRKILSFSYYELPCHLRTCLLYLSMFPEDFEIDKDRLIRMWIAEGFIQWEKEGKSPFEIGEFYFNELINRSMIQPIYNFYTGMVESCRIHDMMLDLIRSFSSEENFVTILSDIDSTSPSSTIRRLSLQNGKKSHVMAQATRNLLQHARFR; encoded by the exons ATGGAGCTCGTCATGGGGGCACTGCCCAGCCTCATCCCCAAGCTCGCTAATCTGGCCGCCGGCGAGTACGGTCTGCAAAAGGAGGTGAAGGGGGGGATCATCTTCCTCCAGGCTGAGCTCGAGAGCATGCTAGGTGCTCTCGAGAAGATCTCCAAGACGCCGGCAGACAAGCTTGATGACCAGGACAAGATCTGGGCAAGGAAAGTGAGGGAGATGTCCTACGACATAGAGGACACTATCGACACGTATATGGTGCGATGCAAGGGGGGGAGGAAGCCGGCCGAACAGCATGGCTTCAAGGAAGCCATTGACCGGACCCTTAAGTGGTTCAGGCAGCCTATGATCCGCCGTAAGATTGCTAAGGAGATCAGAGAAATCAAGAGCCATGTCGAAGAGGTAGCCATGCGGCGTGATCGGTACCAGATTAACACTGATGTTGCGAAGCCTGTGACTGTCGATCCTCGGTTGCTATTTGCTCAGTATGAGGTGAAAGAGCTCGTTGGCATTGATGAGGCTAGAGAAGAGGTAATCCGGATTCTAATGGAAGGCAATAAGGAAGTGTCCAAGCAGCGCGGCAAGATAGTTTCAATTGTTGGGTTTGGAGGCCTGGGAAAGACTACTCTTGCTGATGTGGTGTACAAAAAGATTAGAGCACGATTTGATTGCTCAGCTTTTGTTTCTGTATCTCAGACACCCGACCTGAAGAAACTATACAAGCAGTTGCTGTATGACCTTGGCAAGAGCATCAATGAAGAAACACTGGATGAGAGGCGGCTCATCGAACTACTCCGAGAATTCCTTCAAGACAAAAG GtattttgttgttgttgatgacatATGGGATATCTCAGTTTGGAATATGATTAGATGTGCTTTGCCTGATAATGATGTTGGATACACTATTATTACAACTACCCGTATTGCTGATGTTGCTGAACAAGCTGGTAGTGCTTACAAGCTGAAACCCCTTTCTTCAAACAACTCTCGGAAGCTATTTTTTAGAAGAATATTTGGTAACGAAAACAAAGACAACAatgaagaaatagaaaaatgtcCTGATGGTGAACTTGCGGAAGTTTCTGACAGAATACTAAAGAAATGTGCTGGTGTGCCCTTAGCAATTATTACAATGGCTAGCTTGCTAGCTTGCAAAGTAAGAAATAAACTGGAGTGGTACGAGGTGTACAATTCTGTTGGTACTGGCATGGAAAATAATATGGATGTGGAGAATATGAGAAAGATATTGTCTTTCAGCTATTATGAGCTGCCATGCCATCTAAGGACTTGCTTGTTATATTTAAGCATGTTTCCTGAAGATTTTGAAATTGACAAGGACCGCTTGATAAGAATGTGGATAGCTGAAGGTTTTATCCAATGGGAAAAAGAGGGGAAGAGTCCATTTGAAATAGGAGAGTTTTACTTCAATGAGCTCATAAACAGAAGTATGATCCAACCGATATATAACTTTTACACTGGCATGGTAGAGAGTTGTCGCATACATGATATGATGCTCGATCTTATCCGTTCCTTTTCAAGCGAGGAAAACTTTGTTACCATACTAAGTGATATCGATAGCACATCTCCATCAAGTACGATTCGGAGGTTGTCCCTTCAAAATGGCAAGAAAAGTCACGTGATGGCTCAGGCTACTAGAAACTTGTTGCAACATGCAAG GTTCAGATGA
- the LOC120644995 gene encoding disease resistance protein Pik-2-like isoform X1, producing MELVMGALPSLIPKLANLAAGEYGLQKEVKGGIIFLQAELESMLGALEKISKTPADKLDDQDKIWARKVREMSYDIEDTIDTYMVRCKGGRKPAEQHGFKEAIDRTLKWFRQPMIRRKIAKEIREIKSHVEEVAMRRDRYQINTDVAKPVTVDPRLLFAQYEVKELVGIDEAREEVIRILMEGNKEVSKQRGKIVSIVGFGGLGKTTLADVVYKKIRARFDCSAFVSVSQTPDLKKLYKQLLYDLGKSINEETLDERRLIELLREFLQDKRYFVVVDDIWDISVWNMIRCALPDNDVGYTIITTTRIADVAEQAGSAYKLKPLSSNNSRKLFFRRIFGNENKDNNEEIEKCPDGELAEVSDRILKKCAGVPLAIITMASLLACKVRNKLEWYEVYNSVGTGMENNMDVENMRKILSFSYYELPCHLRTCLLYLSMFPEDFEIDKDRLIRMWIAEGFIQWEKEGKSPFEIGEFYFNELINRSMIQPIYNFYTGMVESCRIHDMMLDLIRSFSSEENFVTILSDIDSTSPSSTIRRLSLQNGKKSHVMAQATRNLLQHASSRKK from the exons ATGGAGCTCGTCATGGGGGCACTGCCCAGCCTCATCCCCAAGCTCGCTAATCTGGCCGCCGGCGAGTACGGTCTGCAAAAGGAGGTGAAGGGGGGGATCATCTTCCTCCAGGCTGAGCTCGAGAGCATGCTAGGTGCTCTCGAGAAGATCTCCAAGACGCCGGCAGACAAGCTTGATGACCAGGACAAGATCTGGGCAAGGAAAGTGAGGGAGATGTCCTACGACATAGAGGACACTATCGACACGTATATGGTGCGATGCAAGGGGGGGAGGAAGCCGGCCGAACAGCATGGCTTCAAGGAAGCCATTGACCGGACCCTTAAGTGGTTCAGGCAGCCTATGATCCGCCGTAAGATTGCTAAGGAGATCAGAGAAATCAAGAGCCATGTCGAAGAGGTAGCCATGCGGCGTGATCGGTACCAGATTAACACTGATGTTGCGAAGCCTGTGACTGTCGATCCTCGGTTGCTATTTGCTCAGTATGAGGTGAAAGAGCTCGTTGGCATTGATGAGGCTAGAGAAGAGGTAATCCGGATTCTAATGGAAGGCAATAAGGAAGTGTCCAAGCAGCGCGGCAAGATAGTTTCAATTGTTGGGTTTGGAGGCCTGGGAAAGACTACTCTTGCTGATGTGGTGTACAAAAAGATTAGAGCACGATTTGATTGCTCAGCTTTTGTTTCTGTATCTCAGACACCCGACCTGAAGAAACTATACAAGCAGTTGCTGTATGACCTTGGCAAGAGCATCAATGAAGAAACACTGGATGAGAGGCGGCTCATCGAACTACTCCGAGAATTCCTTCAAGACAAAAG GtattttgttgttgttgatgacatATGGGATATCTCAGTTTGGAATATGATTAGATGTGCTTTGCCTGATAATGATGTTGGATACACTATTATTACAACTACCCGTATTGCTGATGTTGCTGAACAAGCTGGTAGTGCTTACAAGCTGAAACCCCTTTCTTCAAACAACTCTCGGAAGCTATTTTTTAGAAGAATATTTGGTAACGAAAACAAAGACAACAatgaagaaatagaaaaatgtcCTGATGGTGAACTTGCGGAAGTTTCTGACAGAATACTAAAGAAATGTGCTGGTGTGCCCTTAGCAATTATTACAATGGCTAGCTTGCTAGCTTGCAAAGTAAGAAATAAACTGGAGTGGTACGAGGTGTACAATTCTGTTGGTACTGGCATGGAAAATAATATGGATGTGGAGAATATGAGAAAGATATTGTCTTTCAGCTATTATGAGCTGCCATGCCATCTAAGGACTTGCTTGTTATATTTAAGCATGTTTCCTGAAGATTTTGAAATTGACAAGGACCGCTTGATAAGAATGTGGATAGCTGAAGGTTTTATCCAATGGGAAAAAGAGGGGAAGAGTCCATTTGAAATAGGAGAGTTTTACTTCAATGAGCTCATAAACAGAAGTATGATCCAACCGATATATAACTTTTACACTGGCATGGTAGAGAGTTGTCGCATACATGATATGATGCTCGATCTTATCCGTTCCTTTTCAAGCGAGGAAAACTTTGTTACCATACTAAGTGATATCGATAGCACATCTCCATCAAGTACGATTCGGAGGTTGTCCCTTCAAAATGGCAAGAAAAGTCACGTGATGGCTCAGGCTACTAGAAACTTGTTGCAACATGCAAG CTCCCGGAAGAAATAG